One Longimicrobium sp. genomic window, GCCTGGTGGAGCGCGAGCGGGTGGTGGACGTGCACGCGCTGGCGGACGAGATCGCGGATGCCACGCTCGTGCACGCGGTCCCCGCGCTGATGCGGCAGCTGGTCCAGGTGGAGCGCGAGACCCCCCGGCTGGCCCGGCTGCGGCGCGCGTTCGTAGGCGGCGACCGGGTGCCGGCCGACCTGCTGTCGGAGATGCGCGAGACGTTTTCCGGGGCGGAGACGCACGTCCTGTACGGCCCCACCGAGGGGACCATCCTGGCCTCCACGCACCCGGTGCCGGCGGATGGCATCGTCCAGGGGCACCCGATCGGCCGTCCCCTCGGGAACGTGCGCCTGTACGTCTGCGACGCGCTCGGGAGCCCGCAGCCGGCGGGCGTGCCGGGCGAGCTCCTGATCGGCGGGGCGGGGGTGGCGCGCGGCTACCTGGGCCGCGCCGCGACGACCGCCGAGCGCTTCGTCCCCGACCCGTTCTCGGCGGAGGCAGGCGGGCGGCTGTACCGGACGGGCGACCGTGCGCGCTGGCGGGCGGACGGAACGCTGGAGTTCCTGGGGCGGGTGGATTTCCAGGTGAAGGTGCGCGGCTTCCGCATCGAGCTCGGCGAGATCGAGGCGGTGCTGCGCCAGCACGAGAGTGTCACCGACTGCGTGGTCGTGGCGCGCGCCGACGTGCCGGGCGACCAGCGGCTGGTGGCGTACGTGGCGGGTAGTGTGGAGGCGGACGAGCTGCGCGAGCACCTGCGGCGCAGCCTGCCGGAGTACATGGTGCCGGCCGCGTTCGTGGTGCTGGAGGCGCTGCCGCTCACTTCGAATGGAAAGCTGGACCGCAATGCGCTGCCCGCGCCGGAGGGCGATGCCTACGCGCGGGGGAGCTACGAGGCACCGCTGGGGGAGGTAGAGGCGGCGCTGGCCGGGATCTGGGCCGAGGTGCTCGGGGTGGACCGGGTCAGTCGCTGGGACCACTTCTTCGAGCTGGGCGGGCACTCGCTCCTGGCGATCCGGCTGATCGAGCGGATGCGGCGGGTGGGGCTGTACATGGAAGTGCGGGCACTGTTCACCACGCCGGTGCTTGCAGAGCTGGCCCTGGCCGTCGGCGGAGCGTCTCTGGAGGTGGAGGTCCCCGCGAACGCGATTCCGGAGGGCGCCGCGTCCATCACGCCGGGAAT contains:
- a CDS encoding condensation domain-containing protein; its protein translation is LVERERVVDVHALADEIADATLVHAVPALMRQLVQVERETPRLARLRRAFVGGDRVPADLLSEMRETFSGAETHVLYGPTEGTILASTHPVPADGIVQGHPIGRPLGNVRLYVCDALGSPQPAGVPGELLIGGAGVARGYLGRAATTAERFVPDPFSAEAGGRLYRTGDRARWRADGTLEFLGRVDFQVKVRGFRIELGEIEAVLRQHESVTDCVVVARADVPGDQRLVAYVAGSVEADELREHLRRSLPEYMVPAAFVVLEALPLTSNGKLDRNALPAPEGDAYARGSYEAPLGEVEAALAGIWAEVLGVDRVSRWDHFFELGGHSLLAIRLIERMRRVGLYMEVRALFTTPVLAELALAVGGASLEVEVPANAIPEGAASITPGMLPLVELSQPEIDRIVAGVPGGAANVQDIYPLAPLQEGILFHHLMSEEGDPYLTSSMTEFDTRASLEQHLAALQAVIDRHDVLRTAVAWEGLREPVQIVWRNAPLPAEEVQLDAAAGAAGQLWRLYGPREYRMDLTRAPLLRACIAEDRTRGRWLLLMLTHHLTGDHESLAVQRDEIAAHLMGRESELPAPLPFRNYVAQARLGVTREEHERFFRGMLQDVEEPTAPYGLLDVWGEGRGIGEASLSVAPDVSARLRRRARALGVSAASLCHLAWAQVLARVSGRSDVVFGTLLFGRMQGGEGAERVVGPLINTLPVRIG